Proteins encoded together in one Schumannella luteola window:
- a CDS encoding thiamine pyrophosphate-binding protein: MSSSSLSASPRAVVAEPGDSPAVTVSGLVAAELARHASDVFGVMGNGNAHFLDAVERGGLLRFTAVRHEAGGVAAADAFHRASGRLAIATTTYGAGFSNAVTPLAEARRARVPLVLVTGDQPTGGARPWDIDQIGVATAIDVPTVVVGLGNATRRAAEAVALAVHGRTPVVLAIPYDLAGRAAAAEPAGGGTATDDDTAVGLEFQPDAPAQQLDADAIQHLADELLAARRPLLLAGLGAVDAQAGPVIADLAASVGALTATTAPARGLLDGVAADLGVAGGFASERSAAAIAAADLVVVIGAGLNQFTMRFGTAFGEGATVVQLDVEPVATHPRVDRLIVGDARAVSAAVAEAVRERRTAGATPAASWPAGTADGAWAARPDGDPLAADGRLDPRSLFRRLDALLPADRLIAQDGGHFIGWAPSYLRVPSARRLTLVGTAYQSIGLGFPSAIGAAAAAPDAFTVLVTGDGGGLMALADLQSAVASIRRGAIVVVHDEVYGAEVHQYGAASLGLAEEPMRIGEVDFAGLGRAVGATASTIRTLDDLVEFEGWLARGVDGVHLLDCRVSPTVVHPYMREQLALTR; encoded by the coding sequence GTGTCATCGTCATCCCTGTCCGCCTCCCCGCGTGCCGTCGTCGCCGAACCCGGCGACTCCCCCGCCGTGACCGTCTCGGGTCTCGTCGCCGCCGAGCTGGCACGCCACGCGAGCGACGTCTTCGGCGTCATGGGCAACGGCAACGCCCACTTCCTCGATGCGGTCGAGCGCGGCGGCCTGCTGCGCTTCACGGCCGTGCGGCACGAAGCGGGAGGCGTCGCCGCGGCGGATGCCTTCCACCGCGCCAGCGGACGCCTCGCGATCGCGACGACGACCTACGGCGCCGGCTTCAGCAACGCGGTCACACCGCTGGCCGAGGCCCGTCGCGCCCGGGTGCCGCTCGTGCTCGTCACCGGCGACCAGCCGACCGGCGGCGCCCGCCCGTGGGACATCGACCAGATCGGCGTGGCCACGGCCATCGACGTGCCGACCGTCGTGGTCGGTCTCGGCAATGCGACCCGCCGTGCCGCCGAGGCGGTCGCGCTGGCCGTGCACGGGCGCACGCCGGTCGTGCTCGCGATCCCCTACGACCTCGCGGGGCGAGCCGCCGCGGCGGAGCCCGCCGGCGGCGGCACCGCAACGGATGACGACACGGCCGTCGGTCTCGAGTTCCAGCCCGACGCCCCCGCGCAGCAGCTCGACGCCGACGCGATCCAGCATCTCGCCGACGAGCTGCTCGCCGCCCGCCGCCCGCTCCTCCTCGCCGGACTCGGCGCGGTGGATGCGCAGGCCGGCCCCGTGATCGCCGACCTCGCCGCGAGCGTCGGCGCGCTCACCGCGACCACCGCACCCGCGCGCGGCCTGCTCGACGGCGTCGCCGCAGACCTCGGCGTGGCGGGCGGCTTCGCCTCCGAGCGCAGCGCCGCCGCGATCGCCGCGGCCGACCTCGTCGTCGTGATCGGCGCCGGACTCAACCAGTTCACGATGCGATTCGGCACCGCCTTCGGCGAGGGCGCGACCGTGGTGCAGCTCGACGTCGAGCCGGTGGCGACGCATCCGCGGGTCGACCGGCTGATCGTCGGTGACGCGCGGGCGGTCAGCGCCGCCGTGGCCGAGGCGGTGCGCGAGCGCCGCACCGCCGGCGCGACGCCGGCCGCGAGCTGGCCCGCCGGAACCGCCGACGGCGCCTGGGCCGCCCGCCCCGACGGCGACCCCCTCGCGGCCGACGGCCGCCTCGACCCGCGTAGCCTCTTCCGCCGGCTGGATGCGCTGCTGCCCGCCGACCGCCTGATCGCCCAGGACGGCGGCCACTTCATCGGCTGGGCGCCGTCGTATCTGCGTGTGCCCTCGGCCCGGCGGCTTACTCTCGTCGGCACGGCGTACCAGTCGATCGGCCTCGGATTCCCGAGCGCGATCGGCGCCGCCGCGGCCGCACCCGACGCATTCACGGTGCTCGTGACGGGCGACGGCGGCGGGCTCATGGCGCTCGCCGACCTGCAGAGCGCCGTCGCGAGCATCCGCCGCGGGGCGATCGTGGTCGTGCACGACGAGGTCTACGGCGCCGAGGTGCATCAGTACGGCGCCGCGAGCCTCGGCCTCGCCGAGGAGCCGATGCGCATCGGCGAGGTCGACTTCGCCGGGCTCGGGCGCGCGGTCGGCGCGACCGCATCCACGATCCGCACCCTCGACGACCTCGTCGAGTTCGAGGGCTGGCTCGCGCGGGGTGTCGACGGCGTGCATCTGCTCGACTGCCGCGTCTCGCCGACGGTCGTGCACCCGTATATGCGCGAGCAGCTCGCGCTCACCCGCTGA
- a CDS encoding helix-turn-helix domain-containing protein codes for MNPTSPVAPTAPRELDYESFRSTAVDQFVPLQVTSDRPGAFHGRMLGSVLDDVHVVDIGATAHTVERTPDLIARGGADRYKVTMQLAGRGLLVQDGREAVLEPGDLAIYDTGRPYSLIFDEATRILVFMFPRRLVDLPVDSVGELTSVRFPGDRGVGAIVGPLLRRTADPTQQRSRATASRLTYGALDFVTTLLSDELDQRSDPRDPHAALVRRIRAYIDDHLGDADLDPGQIASAHFISTRHLHGLFQGQGTTVAAWIRSQRLERCRRDLLDPVFADRPVGAVAARWGLHDAAHFSRIFKATFGVAPSEHRQSARR; via the coding sequence ATGAACCCGACATCCCCGGTGGCGCCCACGGCGCCGCGCGAGCTCGACTACGAATCCTTCCGCTCGACGGCGGTCGACCAGTTCGTGCCGCTGCAGGTCACCTCCGATCGCCCCGGCGCCTTCCACGGCCGGATGCTCGGCTCGGTGCTCGACGACGTGCACGTCGTCGACATCGGCGCGACCGCGCACACCGTCGAGCGCACCCCCGACCTGATCGCCCGCGGCGGAGCCGACCGCTACAAGGTGACGATGCAGCTCGCGGGCCGCGGTCTGCTCGTGCAGGACGGACGCGAGGCGGTGCTCGAGCCGGGCGACCTCGCCATCTACGACACCGGCCGGCCCTACTCGCTGATCTTCGACGAGGCCACGCGCATCCTCGTCTTCATGTTCCCGCGCCGGCTGGTCGACCTGCCCGTCGACAGCGTGGGCGAGCTGACCTCGGTGCGCTTCCCCGGAGACCGCGGCGTCGGCGCGATCGTCGGGCCGCTGCTGCGGCGCACCGCCGACCCGACGCAGCAGCGCAGCCGCGCGACGGCGAGTCGGCTCACCTACGGGGCCCTCGACTTCGTCACGACCCTGCTCAGCGACGAGCTCGACCAGCGCAGCGACCCGCGCGACCCGCACGCGGCCCTCGTGCGCCGCATCCGCGCCTACATCGACGACCACCTCGGCGACGCGGATCTCGACCCCGGACAGATCGCCTCGGCGCACTTCATCTCGACGCGGCACCTGCACGGCCTCTTCCAGGGCCAGGGCACGACGGTCGCGGCGTGGATCCGCAGCCAGCGGCTCGAACGCTGCCGCCGCGATCTGCTCGACCCCGTGTTCGCGGATCGCCCGGTCGGCGCCGTCGCGGCGCGCTGGGGTCTGCACGATGCAGCGCACTTCTCGCGCATCTTCAAGGCGACCTTCGGCGTCGCGCCGAGCGAGCACCGCCAGAGCGCGCGCCGCTGA
- a CDS encoding MFS transporter translates to MTATSPPTTAPGGDGRSARERRRVAVATVIGTTVEWYDFFIYANVAGLVFNTLFFAPAGPQLGTLISFGTVGVSFLFRPLGAFLAGHFGDRVGRKRILVLTLFGMGAATTLIGLLPTYATAGIVAPILLVLLRILQGLSAGGEWGGAVLMAVENAPAGRRGRFGAFPQIGVPLGLLIASGMIALVSGVIAPGDAWTEWGWRIPFLVSFVLIIVGYLVRRGVDESPVFKQIAERGARTRVPILQLLRHHTPLVLLAALTFAGNNAAGYMTTGGYIQNLATNPEGPIRLALPPVQIAVAISAVAWLVFTWFGGSISDRIGRRTTYIIGWILQLATVFPMFALVMTGDIALLAVGLALFTIGNGLTYGPQAAFFSEMFPASIRFSGVSISYAIGAILGGAFAPTIATALVGATGTVYSVGVYLAGLTVIALVATLLIRDRRGIDLGPDNEAEQAKNPFIWSSRA, encoded by the coding sequence ATGACAGCGACGTCACCCCCGACCACCGCCCCCGGCGGCGACGGACGATCCGCCCGCGAACGGCGCAGGGTCGCCGTCGCGACCGTGATCGGCACCACCGTCGAGTGGTACGACTTCTTCATCTACGCGAACGTCGCGGGGCTCGTGTTCAACACCCTGTTCTTCGCGCCGGCCGGCCCCCAGCTCGGCACCCTCATCTCCTTCGGCACCGTCGGCGTGAGCTTCCTGTTCCGCCCGCTCGGCGCCTTCCTCGCCGGCCACTTCGGCGACCGCGTCGGCCGCAAGCGCATCCTCGTGCTCACGCTGTTCGGCATGGGCGCGGCGACGACGCTGATCGGCCTGCTGCCGACCTACGCGACCGCCGGCATCGTCGCGCCGATCCTGCTCGTGCTGCTGCGCATCCTGCAGGGTCTCTCGGCCGGCGGCGAGTGGGGCGGCGCCGTGCTCATGGCCGTCGAGAACGCGCCCGCCGGGCGTCGCGGCCGTTTCGGCGCGTTCCCGCAGATCGGCGTGCCGCTCGGCCTGCTGATCGCCTCGGGCATGATCGCGCTCGTCAGCGGCGTCATCGCCCCCGGCGACGCGTGGACCGAGTGGGGCTGGCGCATCCCCTTCCTGGTGAGCTTCGTGCTGATCATCGTCGGCTACCTCGTGCGCCGCGGCGTGGATGAGAGCCCCGTGTTCAAGCAGATCGCCGAGCGCGGCGCGCGCACCCGGGTGCCGATCCTGCAGCTGCTGCGCCACCACACTCCGCTCGTGCTGCTCGCCGCGCTGACCTTCGCCGGCAACAACGCGGCCGGGTACATGACCACGGGCGGCTACATCCAGAACCTCGCCACGAACCCCGAAGGGCCGATCCGCCTCGCCCTGCCGCCCGTGCAGATCGCCGTCGCGATCTCGGCCGTCGCCTGGCTCGTCTTCACCTGGTTCGGCGGCAGCATCAGCGATCGGATCGGCCGGCGCACCACTTACATCATCGGCTGGATCCTGCAGCTCGCGACCGTGTTCCCCATGTTCGCGCTCGTCATGACGGGCGACATCGCGCTGCTCGCCGTCGGTCTCGCGCTGTTCACGATCGGCAACGGGCTCACCTACGGTCCGCAGGCCGCGTTCTTCTCCGAGATGTTCCCGGCCTCGATCCGCTTCTCGGGGGTCTCGATCAGCTACGCGATCGGCGCGATCCTCGGCGGCGCCTTCGCCCCGACGATCGCGACGGCTCTCGTCGGCGCGACGGGCACCGTCTACTCGGTGGGCGTCTACCTGGCGGGGCTGACGGTCATCGCGCTCGTGGCGACCCTGCTCATCCGCGATCGTCGCGGCATCGACCTCGGCCCCGACAACGAGGCCGAGCAGGCGAAGAACCCGTTCATCTGGAGCTCGCGCGCCTGA
- a CDS encoding APC family permease yields the protein MTTATEQGGPTSPGKRRLGVPAVTFLIVAASAPLTVIAGGATTTYSVTHVAGVPLGYIVLAVALGVFAIGYAAMSRFITNAGAFYSYIAQGLGRPVGLGSSFVALVSYNAMQIGIYGIFGFQVSSFIAEKTGAHVPWWASVLVGIVLIGIMGVNRVDFSAKVLGVLVALEFVVVIVFDVVSFAQPTGGAVTAAPLSPTELFVPAVGAAFSFGIAAFMGFESAALYSEESKDPKRTIPRATFIALIVIGGFYALSSWALALAIGVPKIVDPNGIAADEAGPPLFFGYVAQHLGTIWVDIMSVLFITSVFAALVSFHNAVARYTFALAREGVLPAGLAQTRRSGAPWAGSLTQTVTAVVVIMIFAVAGIGSAYGEAFPVLTLFSWFPNAGAMGLVLLMTLVSAAVVGYFRRDARGVGVLTRLVAPVAAVLLLGAVFVLILANFTVLLGQSEPDATTFLLPALILVPGIAGVIAGLIIRRVNPALYARIGRGVASESAPVPDATAANLLS from the coding sequence ATGACCACCGCAACGGAGCAGGGCGGCCCGACCTCGCCCGGCAAGCGGCGCCTCGGCGTCCCCGCCGTCACCTTCCTCATCGTCGCGGCCTCCGCGCCGCTCACCGTCATCGCCGGCGGCGCCACCACGACCTACAGCGTCACGCACGTCGCGGGCGTGCCGCTCGGCTACATCGTGCTCGCGGTCGCGCTCGGCGTCTTCGCGATCGGCTACGCCGCCATGTCGCGCTTCATCACGAACGCGGGCGCCTTCTACAGCTACATCGCCCAGGGGCTCGGCCGCCCGGTCGGCCTCGGGTCCTCGTTCGTGGCGCTCGTCTCGTACAACGCCATGCAGATCGGCATCTACGGCATCTTCGGCTTCCAGGTCTCGTCGTTCATCGCGGAGAAGACCGGCGCGCATGTGCCCTGGTGGGCGAGCGTGCTGGTCGGCATCGTGCTGATCGGCATCATGGGCGTCAACCGGGTCGACTTCTCGGCGAAGGTGCTCGGCGTGCTGGTCGCGCTCGAGTTCGTCGTGGTCATCGTCTTCGACGTCGTGTCGTTCGCGCAGCCGACCGGCGGCGCCGTCACGGCCGCGCCGCTCAGCCCGACCGAGCTCTTCGTGCCCGCCGTCGGCGCCGCGTTCTCCTTCGGCATCGCGGCGTTCATGGGCTTCGAGTCGGCCGCTCTCTACAGCGAGGAGTCGAAGGACCCGAAGCGCACCATCCCGCGCGCCACCTTCATCGCCCTGATCGTGATCGGCGGCTTCTACGCCCTCTCGTCGTGGGCGCTCGCACTCGCGATCGGGGTGCCGAAGATCGTCGACCCGAACGGCATCGCGGCCGACGAGGCCGGGCCGCCGCTGTTCTTCGGCTACGTGGCCCAGCACCTCGGCACGATCTGGGTCGACATCATGAGCGTGCTGTTCATCACGAGCGTGTTCGCCGCGCTCGTCAGCTTCCACAACGCGGTCGCGCGCTACACCTTCGCGCTGGCCCGCGAGGGCGTGCTGCCCGCCGGCCTCGCGCAGACCCGCCGCTCGGGTGCTCCGTGGGCGGGCTCGCTGACGCAGACGGTCACCGCGGTCGTCGTGATCATGATCTTCGCGGTCGCCGGCATCGGCTCGGCCTACGGCGAGGCCTTCCCGGTGCTCACGCTCTTCTCCTGGTTCCCGAACGCCGGGGCCATGGGGCTCGTGCTGCTCATGACGCTCGTGTCGGCGGCGGTCGTCGGCTACTTCCGGCGGGATGCGCGGGGCGTCGGCGTGCTCACTCGGCTCGTCGCGCCGGTGGCCGCGGTGCTGCTGCTCGGCGCCGTGTTCGTGCTGATCCTCGCGAACTTCACGGTGCTGCTCGGCCAGAGCGAGCCCGACGCGACGACGTTCCTGCTGCCGGCGCTCATCCTCGTGCCGGGCATCGCCGGCGTGATCGCCGGGCTCATCATCCGCCGCGTGAACCCGGCGCTGTACGCGCGGATCGGCCGCGGCGTGGCGTCGGAGTCGGCGCCGGTGCCCGACGCGACGGCGGCCAACCTGCTCAGCTGA